One window from the genome of Fimbriimonadia bacterium encodes:
- the ftsY gene encoding signal recognition particle-docking protein FtsY — translation MRLGIFKGLRKSVARILGRGIVDDDLFDELEEALLAADASVGEVDEMLQELRQSVRDERLREPEAVRERLEALIADRFRGLEGGELRVGSEKPTVYLFVGVNGVGKTTTIAKLAERFRRRGQTSLLAAADTFRAAASDQLAIWADRTGSQIVRHQEGADPSAVVFDAISAAKARGIDYVLADTAGRQHTKVNLMAELGKIARVTEKALGRPADEVLLVLDANTGQNAIRQAEQFRQAVPLTGLVLTKLDGTSRGGAMLSVTKVLGTPIKLIGVGEKAEDLLDFDPARYAEGLFD, via the coding sequence ATGCGTCTGGGCATCTTCAAGGGTCTGCGTAAAAGCGTCGCTCGCATTCTAGGCAGAGGGATCGTGGATGACGATCTGTTCGACGAGCTAGAGGAGGCTCTGCTAGCCGCGGATGCCAGCGTCGGCGAGGTGGACGAGATGCTCCAGGAGTTGAGGCAATCAGTCCGCGACGAGAGACTGCGAGAGCCGGAAGCCGTCCGGGAACGACTGGAGGCGCTGATTGCCGACCGATTCCGAGGCCTCGAAGGGGGCGAGCTACGGGTGGGGAGCGAGAAGCCGACGGTCTACCTCTTCGTCGGTGTCAACGGAGTGGGTAAGACCACCACGATTGCGAAGCTCGCCGAGCGCTTTCGCCGCCGAGGTCAGACCTCGCTGCTGGCGGCCGCCGACACGTTTCGCGCCGCGGCGAGCGATCAGCTGGCGATTTGGGCCGACCGCACCGGCAGTCAGATCGTTCGCCACCAAGAGGGGGCGGACCCTTCGGCGGTAGTGTTCGATGCGATCAGCGCGGCCAAGGCCAGGGGTATCGACTATGTGTTGGCGGATACGGCAGGCCGGCAGCACACGAAAGTGAACCTGATGGCCGAGTTGGGCAAGATCGCACGCGTGACCGAGAAGGCGCTCGGGAGGCCCGCCGACGAGGTGCTGTTGGTGCTGGATGCCAACACCGGGCAGAACGCCATCCGTCAGGCCGAGCAGTTCCGACAAGCCGTCCCCCTAACGGGCCTGGTGTTGACTAAACTGGACGGCACCTCTCGCGGAGGGGCGATGCTGTCGGTGACGAAAGTGCTCGGCACGCCCATCAAGTTGATCGGCGTTGGCGAGAAGGCCGAAGACCTGCTAGACTTCGACCCAGCTAGGTATGCGGAAGGTCTTTTCGACTAG